One Desulfonatronum thiodismutans DNA segment encodes these proteins:
- the glgB gene encoding 1,4-alpha-glucan branching protein GlgB encodes MNHVIPGVSLFTETDSYLFKEGRHFRLYDKLGSHPMEVDGRWGALFAVWAPNAERVSVIGDFNDWNHDAHVLHPRWDGSGIWEGFIPDVHPWQLYKYHIRSRHHMYSTDRADPFARHTEIPPNTSSVVWDLKYQWHDDQWMRERGLRNALHAPQSVYEVHLGSWQRVPGESNRYLTYRELATRLTGYVREMGFTHVEFLPVMEHPFYGSWGYQTLGYFAPTSRFGPPQDFMYLVDQLHQNGIGVILDWVPSHFPGDGHGLAYFDGTHLFEHSDPRQGYHPDWNSYIFNYGRNEVRSFLISSALFWLDKYHVDGLRVDAVASMLYLDYSREDGEWIPNRYGGRENIEAIEFLRALNEAVYTNFPDTQTAAEESTAWPMVSRPTDVGGLGFGMKWNMGWMHDTLDYLSLDPVHRKHHHNQLTFSIWYSFAENFILPMSHDEVVYGKGSLLNKMPGDDWQKRANLRLLFGYMFGHPGKKLLFMGAEFGQWSEWAHEQSLQWHLLHQPEHEGLRRWVQDLNHLYRAEPALYELDFDQNGFSWVDCSDADQSVISFLRRGACTQDLILVVANYTPVPRENYRVGVPRGGFWREIMNSDAQEYGGGGMGNMGGVEASPLPSHGQYSSLALTLPPLGVVFFKSDGPDDGDVVCRNELYAEIPESPTVDFFLKKLS; translated from the coding sequence GTGAACCACGTCATTCCCGGCGTCAGTCTGTTTACGGAAACGGATAGTTATCTCTTCAAGGAAGGCCGACATTTCCGGCTCTACGACAAGCTCGGCTCCCACCCCATGGAAGTGGACGGCCGTTGGGGAGCCTTGTTCGCGGTCTGGGCTCCCAATGCCGAGCGGGTCAGCGTGATCGGGGATTTCAACGACTGGAATCACGACGCCCACGTGCTGCACCCCCGGTGGGATGGTTCCGGGATTTGGGAAGGATTCATCCCGGACGTTCATCCCTGGCAGCTTTACAAGTACCACATTCGGTCCCGCCACCACATGTACAGCACGGACCGGGCCGACCCCTTCGCCCGGCACACCGAGATTCCCCCGAACACGTCTTCCGTGGTCTGGGATCTGAAGTACCAGTGGCATGACGACCAGTGGATGCGTGAACGCGGGCTGCGCAACGCCCTGCACGCGCCCCAATCCGTCTACGAGGTCCACCTGGGATCCTGGCAACGGGTGCCCGGGGAGTCCAACCGCTATCTGACCTACCGCGAACTGGCTACCCGGTTGACCGGGTACGTCCGGGAGATGGGCTTCACTCACGTGGAATTTCTGCCGGTCATGGAGCATCCCTTCTACGGCTCCTGGGGCTACCAGACCCTGGGGTATTTCGCGCCGACCTCCCGGTTCGGTCCGCCCCAGGACTTCATGTACCTCGTGGACCAGCTCCACCAGAATGGAATCGGCGTGATCCTGGACTGGGTGCCCTCGCATTTTCCCGGAGACGGGCATGGCTTGGCTTATTTCGACGGCACCCATCTTTTCGAGCATTCCGATCCCCGCCAGGGCTACCATCCGGACTGGAACAGCTACATTTTCAATTATGGCCGCAATGAAGTGCGCTCCTTCCTGATCAGTTCGGCTTTGTTTTGGCTGGACAAGTATCATGTGGACGGATTGCGAGTGGACGCCGTGGCCTCCATGCTTTACCTCGACTACTCCCGCGAGGACGGAGAGTGGATCCCCAACCGCTACGGCGGGCGGGAGAACATCGAAGCCATCGAGTTTCTGCGAGCCCTGAACGAGGCCGTTTACACCAACTTTCCGGATACCCAGACCGCCGCGGAGGAATCCACGGCATGGCCCATGGTCTCCCGGCCCACGGATGTCGGCGGGTTGGGGTTCGGCATGAAGTGGAACATGGGCTGGATGCACGACACCCTGGACTATCTGTCCCTGGATCCGGTGCATCGCAAGCACCATCACAACCAGCTGACCTTCAGCATCTGGTATTCCTTTGCCGAGAATTTCATCCTGCCCATGTCCCACGATGAAGTGGTCTATGGGAAAGGGTCGCTACTGAACAAAATGCCTGGGGATGATTGGCAAAAACGGGCCAACCTGCGGCTCTTGTTCGGGTACATGTTCGGTCATCCCGGCAAGAAGCTGCTGTTCATGGGCGCGGAATTCGGGCAGTGGTCCGAATGGGCCCACGAGCAGAGCTTGCAGTGGCATTTGCTGCACCAACCGGAACACGAAGGCTTGCGGCGTTGGGTGCAGGACTTGAATCATCTTTACCGGGCTGAACCGGCCTTGTATGAACTGGATTTCGACCAGAACGGGTTTTCCTGGGTGGATTGCAGCGACGCGGATCAGAGCGTGATCAGCTTCCTGCGTCGCGGCGCCTGCACCCAGGATCTGATTCTGGTGGTGGCCAACTACACCCCGGTGCCCCGGGAAAACTATCGGGTCGGAGTACCTCGGGGCGGGTTCTGGCGGGAGATCATGAACAGTGACGCTCAGGAATACGGCGGCGGCGGCATGGGCAACATGGGCGGCGTGGAAGCCTCTCCCCTGCCCAGCCATGGCCAGTACTCCTCGCTGGCTTTGACGTTGCCGCCGCTGGGCGTGGTTTTTTTCAAGAGTGACGGTCCCGACGACGGGGATGTGGTGTGCCGGAACGAACTTTACGCCGAGATTCCCGAGTCGCCCACCGTGGATTTTTTTCTCAAGAAGCTGAGCTGA
- the malQ gene encoding 4-alpha-glucanotransferase → MIRNRSSGILLHVTSLPSRYGVGDLGPEARNFADFLAASGQRYWQMLPLSPTSPVHGNSPYSSDSAFAGNPLLISPEDMVRDGLLSPDDLRNIAEISVDRVKYATAREIREALLAKAFVDAGARPEIQRAVAAFRAEQGVWLEDFALFRALKAHFQGRPWTEWPEDARRRDALALDGYRNTLQNEIDLICFQQFVFFQQWRALRASCRDRGVELIGDVPIYVNEDSVDVWANPELFKLDDQLRPRVRAGVPPDYFSETGQLWGNPLYDWQRMEQDDFAWWVRRIRRNVELFDLVRLDHFRGFVACWEVPSEHETAMHGQWSEVPARAFFRTLAEAFDPLPLIAEDLGTIDDAVRDVMREFKLPGMKILLFAFGPDLPTNPYAPHNHVQNCYVYTGTHDNNTVRGWFGEEADPETLARVDAYLGSPCTSETVAAAFVRMGMQSVADVAVFPLQDILGLGAKAKMNVPGVANGNWSWRMPPDVLGDQGDDVRKRLLGMTILYGRGTVPQ, encoded by the coding sequence ATGATCCGAAACCGATCCAGCGGCATCCTGCTGCACGTTACGTCTTTGCCTTCGCGTTACGGCGTGGGCGACTTGGGGCCGGAGGCCAGAAATTTCGCGGATTTTCTGGCGGCCTCCGGACAGCGCTACTGGCAGATGCTGCCCTTGAGCCCCACGTCTCCGGTGCACGGTAACTCGCCCTACAGCAGCGACTCGGCCTTTGCCGGAAACCCTCTGTTGATCAGCCCGGAGGACATGGTCCGGGACGGCTTGCTTAGCCCGGACGATCTGCGAAACATCGCCGAGATTTCCGTGGACCGGGTCAAGTACGCCACGGCCCGTGAAATTCGGGAGGCGCTGCTGGCCAAGGCGTTTGTCGATGCGGGCGCGCGACCCGAAATCCAACGGGCCGTTGCGGCATTTCGCGCCGAACAGGGTGTCTGGTTGGAGGATTTCGCTCTGTTTCGAGCCTTAAAAGCCCACTTCCAGGGCCGCCCCTGGACGGAATGGCCGGAGGATGCGCGGCGACGGGATGCCTTGGCATTGGACGGCTACCGCAACACGCTTCAAAACGAGATAGACCTGATCTGTTTCCAGCAGTTCGTTTTCTTTCAGCAGTGGCGGGCCTTGCGGGCATCATGCCGCGACAGAGGCGTGGAACTGATCGGCGACGTGCCCATCTATGTGAACGAGGACAGCGTGGATGTCTGGGCCAATCCTGAGCTATTCAAGCTTGACGACCAGCTCCGCCCCAGGGTTCGGGCCGGGGTGCCTCCGGACTACTTTAGCGAAACCGGCCAACTCTGGGGCAATCCGCTCTACGATTGGCAGCGAATGGAGCAGGATGACTTCGCCTGGTGGGTACGACGCATCCGGCGCAACGTGGAGCTGTTCGACTTGGTCCGCCTGGATCATTTTCGGGGGTTCGTGGCCTGTTGGGAGGTTCCGTCCGAGCACGAGACCGCTATGCACGGCCAGTGGTCCGAGGTTCCGGCCCGGGCGTTTTTTCGGACCCTTGCCGAAGCCTTTGATCCTTTGCCGCTGATAGCCGAGGATTTGGGAACCATCGACGACGCGGTTCGCGACGTGATGCGTGAATTCAAGCTGCCGGGGATGAAGATCCTGCTTTTCGCTTTCGGTCCGGACCTGCCTACGAACCCGTATGCTCCGCACAACCACGTCCAAAACTGCTACGTCTATACCGGCACCCACGACAACAACACGGTGCGCGGCTGGTTCGGGGAAGAGGCCGATCCCGAGACCTTGGCTCGGGTGGACGCGTATCTCGGTTCGCCCTGTACTTCGGAAACAGTGGCCGCCGCCTTCGTGCGCATGGGCATGCAGTCCGTGGCGGACGTGGCCGTTTTTCCGCTGCAAGACATTCTGGGGCTGGGGGCCAAGGCCAAGATGAACGTGCCCGGCGTGGCCAATGGCAACTGGTCCTGGCGAATGCCCCCGGATGTTCTGGGTGATCAGGGAGACGATGTCCGAAAGAGGCTTCTAGGCATGACGATCTTGTATGGAAGAGGCACTGTACCCCAATGA
- a CDS encoding nuclear transport factor 2 family protein: MKYFTCLVAFSILLWSASSLFSAPSGLETAQDFLAEERITDAYHALQDHLRLHPKDTQGMFLKGVILERLGRFSEAMDVYRDLIESHPELPEPYNNLAGLLAAAGRFEEAKDTLQRALETHPSYATAHQNLSRIYSAMASSAYRRVLGKDDESILVRLDPLEELSGTPDMLLSAATLHVASVIPHGPASEVESPPLPPSPATSEPSPESMASASEVAPEATTGITPDASPQASPESAVESVVQEAPEPSPEPVPETVSEPVLEPVIEPAPEPVVPRPAAPEPVMVPAPEPAPTPTVPTPPSVTPPAPPASEAPAPRPSPDTVKAGIIDVVLNWAKAWASQNVEAYLSFYSGNFQPERGLSLAQWREQRRTRVAAPPFINVTLSNIVVSNLDENAAQVRFAQRYRSNVINDEVSKELQLRKEGGQWRIVRERLLQ, from the coding sequence ATGAAGTATTTTACCTGTCTGGTTGCGTTCAGTATCCTCCTTTGGAGCGCTTCGTCCCTCTTCTCGGCACCTTCCGGTTTGGAAACGGCCCAGGATTTTCTGGCCGAAGAGCGCATCACCGACGCCTACCATGCCCTCCAGGACCATCTCCGGCTCCATCCCAAGGATACTCAAGGAATGTTTTTGAAGGGTGTCATTTTAGAGCGCTTGGGACGTTTTTCCGAGGCCATGGATGTCTATCGCGACCTGATTGAAAGTCATCCGGAGCTGCCCGAGCCCTACAATAATTTGGCCGGACTACTGGCGGCGGCGGGGCGGTTCGAGGAGGCCAAGGATACGTTGCAACGGGCCCTGGAGACGCACCCCAGCTATGCCACGGCCCACCAGAACCTGAGCCGGATCTATTCGGCCATGGCCAGCAGTGCGTACCGCCGGGTCCTGGGCAAGGACGACGAAAGTATTCTCGTACGTCTTGATCCGTTGGAAGAGCTGTCCGGCACCCCGGACATGCTGCTGTCCGCGGCGACCCTTCACGTGGCCTCCGTCATCCCTCACGGTCCCGCATCAGAAGTGGAGTCTCCACCCCTTCCCCCGTCTCCGGCGACCTCCGAGCCTTCCCCGGAGTCGATGGCGTCCGCGTCGGAAGTCGCTCCAGAAGCCACCACGGGAATCACTCCGGACGCCAGTCCACAAGCCAGCCCTGAGTCGGCGGTCGAATCCGTTGTCCAAGAGGCTCCCGAGCCAAGCCCTGAGCCCGTACCGGAGACGGTCAGCGAACCCGTTCTTGAACCCGTCATCGAGCCGGCTCCCGAACCAGTCGTACCCCGGCCGGCGGCCCCGGAGCCGGTGATGGTTCCAGCCCCTGAACCCGCCCCGACTCCGACGGTCCCCACTCCTCCGTCCGTGACGCCTCCCGCGCCGCCAGCCTCTGAAGCCCCCGCGCCGCGTCCCAGCCCCGATACCGTCAAGGCAGGCATCATCGATGTCGTGCTGAACTGGGCCAAGGCCTGGGCGAGCCAGAACGTGGAAGCATACCTGTCTTTTTACAGCGGAAATTTTCAGCCTGAACGCGGGCTCAGCCTGGCGCAATGGCGAGAACAGCGCCGGACACGGGTGGCCGCGCCGCCTTTTATCAATGTGACTCTTTCCAATATCGTCGTCTCCAATCTGGACGAAAACGCGGCCCAAGTTCGCTTTGCCCAACGTTACCGGTCCAACGTGATCAACGATGAGGTGTCCAAGGAATTGCAACTGCGCAAGGAAGGCGGCCAGTGGCGGATCGTCAGGGAGCGTCTGCTGCAGTGA
- a CDS encoding L,D-transpeptidase family protein encodes MSITREPEVFLLNALENVQRERLDQAQILLEDLIRDNPDFRLAQLVYADVLAARAGALRGLGAGMVPDEELAGLADEVRRRWLYYQQRPNGALLPSSLVALGESEPYALVVDLELSRMYVLANMGGGLRIVDDYYVSGGKEGPEKHREGDRRTPLGVYFIQEHIPGSRLPSLYGWGAFTLDYPNPLDRRLGKTGHGIWLHGNPTGTFSRPPQDSDGCVTMHNKDLEALAPLLKQGNVPVVIARRVAWADPGELNRARDKMLDMLEAWRSDWESLNTDAYLTHYSREFRSGSQNHAAWARHKRRVNAGKSEIRVHLTNVNLFEYPEAPGVMVATFIQDYWSDNFQSSSRKRQFWKHEADGQWRIIYEGTY; translated from the coding sequence TTGAGCATTACTCGAGAGCCTGAGGTGTTTTTGCTCAACGCCTTGGAGAACGTGCAGCGTGAGCGTCTGGATCAGGCCCAGATCCTGCTGGAGGATCTGATTCGGGACAACCCGGACTTTCGCTTGGCCCAACTGGTCTATGCCGATGTTTTAGCGGCTCGGGCCGGAGCGTTGCGCGGGCTCGGGGCGGGGATGGTTCCGGACGAGGAACTGGCCGGGCTGGCGGATGAGGTCCGAAGGCGGTGGTTGTACTACCAGCAACGTCCCAACGGCGCGCTGCTCCCGTCCAGCTTGGTCGCCCTGGGTGAGAGCGAGCCGTACGCCTTGGTCGTGGATTTGGAATTGTCCCGGATGTACGTCCTGGCGAATATGGGCGGCGGGTTGCGCATCGTGGACGACTACTACGTGTCTGGAGGAAAGGAAGGCCCGGAGAAGCATCGGGAAGGCGACCGGCGCACGCCTTTGGGCGTGTACTTTATTCAGGAACATATTCCCGGCAGCCGTCTCCCCAGCTTGTACGGGTGGGGTGCCTTCACCTTGGATTATCCCAATCCGTTGGATCGCCGATTGGGCAAGACCGGGCACGGAATTTGGCTGCACGGGAATCCCACTGGGACGTTCAGTCGTCCGCCCCAGGACAGCGATGGGTGCGTAACTATGCACAACAAAGACCTGGAAGCCCTGGCTCCCTTGCTCAAACAAGGTAATGTTCCCGTGGTCATCGCCCGGCGGGTGGCCTGGGCTGATCCGGGTGAATTGAACAGGGCCCGCGACAAGATGTTGGATATGCTGGAGGCGTGGCGTTCGGATTGGGAAAGTCTGAACACCGACGCCTATTTGACGCATTACTCACGGGAATTTCGAAGCGGGTCCCAGAACCATGCCGCCTGGGCGCGACACAAGCGGAGGGTCAACGCCGGGAAAAGCGAAATCCGGGTTCATCTGACCAACGTCAACCTCTTTGAATACCCTGAAGCTCCTGGAGTCATGGTGGCTACCTTTATCCAGGATTATTGGAGCGACAACTTTCAGTCTTCTTCCCGCAAGCGTCAGTTTTGGAAGCACGAAGCCGACGGTCAGTGGCGCATCATCTACGAAGGAACCTACTGA
- a CDS encoding DVU0524 family FlgM-associated protein, producing the protein MTIQPFQVQNMLRVYDQHLDQGRRMARYRMLLQRASPGDVVNLSQESRRKQLVEKIATEIMDSLMVSGSNNPVVLDIKRDLQREFGYEMEFRYLPLEPEMQILRKDGEDLVEVTGEEKVSIIERFWRITLDKVNETML; encoded by the coding sequence GTGACCATTCAGCCATTCCAAGTTCAAAACATGCTTCGCGTTTACGACCAGCACCTGGATCAGGGGCGGCGAATGGCGCGATATCGCATGCTGCTCCAGCGGGCTTCGCCGGGGGACGTAGTCAATTTGTCCCAGGAGTCCCGCCGAAAGCAGTTGGTGGAGAAGATCGCCACCGAGATCATGGACAGTCTGATGGTTTCCGGGAGTAACAATCCGGTTGTCCTGGACATCAAACGGGACCTGCAACGGGAGTTCGGCTATGAAATGGAGTTCCGGTATCTTCCCCTGGAGCCCGAGATGCAGATCCTGCGCAAGGACGGAGAAGATTTGGTCGAAGTCACCGGCGAGGAGAAGGTATCCATTATTGAACGTTTTTGGCGCATTACCCTGGACAAGGTCAACGAGACGATGCTGTAG
- the flgM gene encoding flagellar biosynthesis anti-sigma factor FlgM: protein MQIKNLIDTFRPAENRDVGNKSARGGTASGASTQQSDRVTLSAGAQTLRAAMTAAQASSGVRAERVEQLKHQVETNTYEMNSRRTAEKLVEQESSLWERSV from the coding sequence ATGCAAATCAAGAATCTGATTGATACCTTTCGTCCCGCGGAAAATCGGGATGTCGGGAACAAGTCGGCCCGGGGCGGGACTGCTTCGGGAGCTTCGACCCAGCAGAGTGACCGAGTCACCCTCTCCGCCGGGGCCCAGACTTTGCGCGCCGCGATGACCGCCGCCCAAGCCAGTTCCGGGGTACGCGCGGAGCGGGTCGAGCAGCTCAAACATCAGGTGGAGACCAACACCTATGAGATGAACAGCCGCAGGACCGCCGAAAAACTGGTGGAGCAGGAAAGCAGCCTCTGGGAGCGGTCGGTTTGA
- the fliW gene encoding flagellar assembly protein FliW — protein MVQKKERVIHSRVGPLHVEQDRLILFPKGLVGFEAQRDFALVRLREDSAFFLLQSSTDPQLGLMVADPYVYVPDYRIKISTPEQELLRLKNIREAVVLVTVTIPPGKPEDAVLNLVGPLVINIRLRRGMQVPQNQLRHPPRLHLAGGGQTGEGSTHEPS, from the coding sequence ATGGTCCAGAAAAAAGAAAGAGTGATTCATTCCCGGGTCGGGCCGCTGCATGTGGAGCAGGATCGCCTGATCCTGTTTCCCAAGGGATTGGTGGGTTTTGAAGCGCAACGGGATTTTGCCCTGGTCCGGTTGCGGGAGGATTCGGCTTTCTTTCTGCTGCAGAGCAGCACGGATCCGCAACTGGGCCTAATGGTCGCCGACCCCTACGTGTACGTGCCGGATTATCGGATCAAGATCAGCACGCCCGAGCAGGAACTGCTGCGGTTGAAGAACATTCGCGAGGCCGTGGTCCTGGTCACCGTGACCATCCCGCCGGGCAAGCCGGAGGATGCGGTGCTGAACCTGGTCGGCCCTTTGGTCATCAACATTCGCCTGCGCAGAGGGATGCAGGTCCCGCAGAACCAGTTGCGACACCCCCCGAGGCTGCATCTGGCCGGGGGAGGTCAAACAGGCGAAGGCTCAACACACGAGCCGTCATAA
- the csrA gene encoding carbon storage regulator CsrA — MLILTRKAGESLYLGDDIKVTVLKVQGNQVKLGFDIPRDLTVHREEVYLRIKEENLMAARATEQDFFMATELWSRKKKE; from the coding sequence ATGCTCATTTTGACCCGAAAGGCGGGAGAAAGCCTGTACCTGGGCGACGACATCAAGGTCACCGTGCTCAAGGTCCAGGGCAATCAGGTCAAGTTGGGGTTTGACATCCCCAGGGACCTGACCGTGCATCGGGAGGAGGTCTATTTGCGGATCAAGGAAGAAAATCTGATGGCCGCGCGGGCCACGGAGCAAGACTTTTTCATGGCGACGGAATTATGGTCCAGAAAAAAGAAAGAGTGA
- the flgL gene encoding flagellar hook-associated protein FlgL, with translation MRVSHRNIYANVLSYMNRSLSGLVELNLQASSQKKINRPSDDPIGMSRVLSYRDSMASMAQYRKNIDTAQGWNGLADENLIQVNVVITRLKELAQQAATGTLSGDNREQISFEARQLYSQLITLSNASYEGKYIYSGHKTDTLAFREALFAQSNGNGTLDGNILSVEGGTSGTVLVQFLDDDDISEQPPFRYSTDGGKTWNNGEYDSTPPIGTQVLVMGGVRVTVNDTATVVATNSADYNDTSGSWLWIRPTAVYQGDDENSIAVEHFGPTATADLDPEATGVFKKNVNVRVDSVAGGNVNYSYSTDGGRSWVEGNTAPANGSPSLPVPGGFLNLDDDPAGGDQFVIRPNRALMHVEISQNETIQINNIGMDVFGGLYNGQPVELRGKLSSNLFETVGKLVGYLETNTQQGAQEALDDLTDVQSHISTYLAGVGARRNRLDITDNILYGLQLNASERKSSIEDVDIAELMTQMHMQQITYEAVLKSSTTIMRMSLVNFM, from the coding sequence ATGCGTGTCAGCCATCGAAATATCTACGCAAACGTGCTCAGCTACATGAACCGGTCGCTTTCGGGCCTGGTCGAGCTGAACCTGCAGGCTTCCAGCCAGAAAAAGATTAACCGTCCCTCGGATGATCCCATCGGCATGTCCCGGGTACTCTCCTACCGGGATTCCATGGCCTCCATGGCCCAGTATCGGAAGAACATCGACACGGCCCAGGGCTGGAACGGCTTGGCCGATGAAAACCTGATTCAGGTCAACGTGGTCATTACCCGACTCAAGGAGCTTGCCCAACAAGCCGCGACGGGCACGTTGTCCGGGGACAACCGGGAACAGATCTCCTTTGAGGCCCGCCAGCTTTACAGCCAACTGATCACGCTTTCCAACGCCTCATATGAAGGCAAATACATCTATTCCGGCCATAAAACCGACACGCTGGCGTTTCGGGAAGCTTTGTTCGCGCAGAGCAACGGGAACGGAACACTGGATGGAAATATTCTGAGCGTGGAAGGAGGCACATCGGGGACCGTACTTGTACAATTTCTTGATGACGACGACATCTCAGAGCAACCCCCTTTCAGATATTCCACGGATGGAGGGAAAACCTGGAATAACGGTGAGTACGATTCAACTCCCCCCATAGGCACGCAGGTTCTTGTCATGGGTGGCGTTCGGGTGACGGTAAACGATACTGCGACTGTGGTTGCCACTAATAGCGCCGACTACAACGACACATCAGGTTCTTGGCTCTGGATTCGGCCAACAGCCGTTTATCAGGGGGATGACGAAAACAGCATCGCGGTGGAACACTTCGGCCCCACGGCAACGGCAGACCTTGATCCGGAGGCAACCGGTGTTTTCAAGAAAAACGTCAATGTCCGGGTTGACTCCGTTGCCGGTGGCAACGTCAATTATTCCTACAGCACGGACGGCGGACGCAGTTGGGTGGAGGGAAATACGGCTCCTGCGAACGGTAGCCCATCCCTCCCGGTTCCCGGTGGTTTTCTGAACCTTGACGACGATCCGGCTGGAGGCGACCAGTTTGTCATCCGCCCCAACCGCGCCTTGATGCACGTCGAAATCTCCCAGAACGAAACCATTCAGATCAACAACATCGGCATGGATGTGTTCGGCGGGCTGTACAACGGTCAACCCGTGGAGCTGCGCGGCAAGCTGTCCAGCAATCTTTTTGAAACCGTCGGCAAACTGGTCGGATATCTGGAGACGAACACCCAGCAAGGTGCTCAGGAAGCCCTGGACGATCTGACCGACGTGCAGAGTCACATCTCCACCTATCTTGCCGGGGTCGGAGCGCGGCGGAATCGGTTGGATATCACGGACAACATTCTGTACGGATTGCAGTTGAACGCATCCGAGCGCAAAAGCAGCATCGAAGACGTGGACATTGCCGAGTTGATGACCCAGATGCACATGCAGCAGATCACCTACGAGGCCGTTTTGAAATCCTCCACCACCATCATGCGCATGAGCCTGGTCAATTTCATGTAA